From one Triticum urartu cultivar G1812 chromosome 3, Tu2.1, whole genome shotgun sequence genomic stretch:
- the LOC125546107 gene encoding germin-like protein 1-3, translating to MTMAPKQLSTVLLAVCATFLALAAPLLAGDPDMLQDFCVADYKSLNGPLRLNGFPCKRPENVTADDFFSAALALPGNTGNPVGSAVTAANVEKLPGLNTMGVSMSRVDYAPWGVNPPHTHPRATEIIYVLEGSLDVGFVTTAGKLFARTVCKGELFVFPRGLLHYQKNNGDAPAAAISAFNSQLPGTQSLALALFAASPPVPTDVLARALQIDGGLVEAIKSKFPPM from the exons ATGACCATGGCGCCCAAGCAGCTCTCTACCGTTCTCCTCGCCGTCTGCGCCACCTTCCTGGCACTCGCCGCACCGTTGCTCGCCGGCGACCCGGACATGCTACAGGATTTCTGCGTCGCCGACTACAAATCCCTCAACGGCC CATTGCGGCTGAACGGGTTCCCGTGCAAGAGGCCGGAGAACGTTACGGCGGACGACTTCTTCTCGGCCGCGCTGGCACTCCCGGGCAACACCGGCAACCCGGTTGGCTCCGCCGTGACAGCGGCGAACGTGGAGAAGCTCCCGGGGCTCAACACGATGGGCGTCTCCATGTCCCGCGTGGACTACGCGCCATGGGGCGTGAACCCGCCGCACACCCACCCACGCGCCACCGAGATCATCTATGTGCTTGAGGGCTCCCTCGACGTCGGCTTCGTCACCACCGCCGGCAAGCTCTTCGCTCGCACCGTCTGCAAGGGTGAGCTTTTTGTCTTCCCCCGCGGCCTCTTACACTACCAGAAGAACAATGGTGACGCGCCGGCCGCCGCCATCTCGGCCTTCAACAGCCAGCTTCCGGGCACGCAGTCCCTCGCCCTAGCGTTGTTCGCAGCCTCACCACCGGTGCCCACGGATGTGCTGGCCAGGGCGCTCCAGATCGACGGCGGCCTGGTGGAGGCCATCAAGTCTAAGTTCCCGCCAATGTAA